From Hydra vulgaris chromosome 15, alternate assembly HydraT2T_AEP, one genomic window encodes:
- the LOC136072078 gene encoding small ribosomal subunit protein mS37-like — MKLTEQLYARKQSILYGVKRGKVPAVLRPRAPPLKKVAGTPSCVEQMSSMFDCWKVNGHSDAPCSKEIEAFLLCANESIENYHVAKKEKKTGWNQEKLDELIARYTVPRNKDEKKQFLPIK, encoded by the exons ATGAAGTTAACCGAGCAACTATATGCTCGAAAACAAAGTATATTATATGGTGTCAAACGTGGTAAAGTACCTGCTGTGCTTCGACCACGTGCTCCTCCTTTGAAAAAAGTTGCTGGAA CACCATCCTGCGTTGAGCAAATGTCAAGTATGTTTGATTGCTGGAAAGTTAATGGTCACAGTGACGCACCCTGCTCAAAAGAGATAGAAGCATTTCTTTTGTGTGCTAATGAATCA aTTGAAAATTATCATGTTGctaaaaaggaaaagaaaactGGATGGAACCAAGAAAAACTTGACGAACTTATCGCAAGATATACTGTTCCGCGTAATAAAGATgagaaaaaacagtttttaccgataaaataa